One Formosa agariphila KMM 3901 genomic window, AATATCATTTTGTTTAATTGTATAATATGGACTTGTAAACCAATCTGTTTTTGTCATATCAATATGAGCTACAGTTCTAACTTGATTAACTTCTCTTATAATCATAATATCTTCCCTAACCCCATTTATCGATAAATCTCCTGCCAAACCTAATGCTTGAGGTAATGTTATTGTTTCTTCATCATAATCATATGTACCAGGACTACTTACCTCTCCGAGAACAGTAAACTTTGCATTCACGATTCTAACTATCACTGTAGGATCTTTTAAATGACCACCGTCTATCAAAATATTTCTAATATAATCTTCTAGTTCTTTTGTCGTTTTATTTATTACTTGAAGCTTTCCTAGAATAGGAAATGTAATTTCTCCTGAAGGAGAAACTAAATACCCTTGTAATTTCATCATATCTGTATTATTACCAGAACCTGCACCATTATTTCTATTATATGGCTCAGCAGCTTCAGCTACTAAAGACTTGACAGTTATACTTAAGATATCATTTATCTGAATTTTAGGGGAGTTTATAATAACGTCTTTTGGTATATTTTCATAATCTTGAAAATATAAAATTTCTTTTCGGGTCGCACATGATGAGACCAATAAAACACAGAAGAATATCTTTAAAAATGATTGAAATTTCACTTATCTTAATTTTAATTTACGAATATAGTTGGAATTACTGTAGAAACAATTA contains:
- a CDS encoding polysaccharide biosynthesis/export family protein, whose protein sequence is MKFQSFLKIFFCVLLVSSCATRKEILYFQDYENIPKDVIINSPKIQINDILSITVKSLVAEAAEPYNRNNGAGSGNNTDMMKLQGYLVSPSGEITFPILGKLQVINKTTKELEDYIRNILIDGGHLKDPTVIVRIVNAKFTVLGEVSSPGTYDYDEETITLPQALGLAGDLSINGVREDIMIIREVNQVRTVAHIDMTKTDWFTSPYYTIKQNDIIVVNQNGPAVKKAGYISNVGGLLGMVSFIITLVVLLKS